A region of the Desertifilum tharense IPPAS B-1220 genome:
TTCAACGGTTGGTTGGTGGATTCAGGATCTCAGGAGGAAGGGTCTGCCCGTACAATTGAGGGAAGCAACGATCGATCCTCACTATGCTGCCAGTTAACGAAGCCGAAGCCATTATTCTCAACGAAGCTCAACCGATGGGCGTTTCCGATACTGAAATCGTAGATCTTTGGGAAGCAGTCGGGCGAGTTGTTGCAGTTCCCGTTACCAGCCGGTTGGATTTTCCTCACTGGGATAACTCGGCGATGGATGGATATGCGGTGCGCTATGCGGATGTGAGTCAGTGCAGTGCTGAAAATCCAGCAATTTTAGACATTATTGAGGAAATTCCGGCAGGCTATGCCCCGCAAATGGCGATCGCGCCCAGACAAGCCGCCCGCATTCTCACGGGTTCGATGATGCCATCCGGTGCAGATACGGTGGTGATGCAGGAAAATACCCGCACCGAGGGTTCGCAAGTTTATATTTTGACAGCGCCGAGTCAGCTAGGGGCGTTTGTTCGCCGCCAAGGGGAGTATTATCAGGCCGGAGCGCCTTTGCTCGATCGCGGTACGCTATTATCTGCACCGGAAATTGCTGTATTAGCGGCGGCGCAATGCGTGCAGGTTTCGGTGTTTTCTCAGGTGCGGGTGGCGATTATTTCGACGGGCAGCGAGTTAGTCAGTCCCGATCGACCGCTGCAACCGGGTCAGATTGTAGACTCGAATCAGTATGCGTTGGCGGCGCTGATCGAGCAGGCGGGCGGGGTGCCGCTGATGTTGGGGATTGTGCCCGATAATCCCCAGGCGATTCGAGAGGCGATCGCAGAAGCAACCCAAATCGCTGATATTATTCTCTCCTCTGGAGGGGTGTCAGTGGGCGATTACGATTATGTTGATAGCGTGCTGGCTGACTTGGGGGCTAAGGTGCATTTTCATCAGGTTGCGATTAAACCGGGTAAACCTTTGACGTTTGCGACGTTTTCCCAATCGATGCAGCCGGAAGGCCGTTCTGTTTTATATTTTGGTTTGCCTGGAAATCCGGTTTCGGCGTTGGTAACGGCTTGGCGGTTTGTGGTTCCGGCGTTGAAAAAGCGTTCTGGACTGGCAACGGGTTGGCAGCCGAAATGGGCGATCGCGCGATCGCGTCAGCCCCTCAAATCTGATGGACGGCGAGAAACCTATTTGTGGGGTCAACT
Encoded here:
- the glp gene encoding gephyrin-like molybdotransferase Glp — protein: MLPVNEAEAIILNEAQPMGVSDTEIVDLWEAVGRVVAVPVTSRLDFPHWDNSAMDGYAVRYADVSQCSAENPAILDIIEEIPAGYAPQMAIAPRQAARILTGSMMPSGADTVVMQENTRTEGSQVYILTAPSQLGAFVRRQGEYYQAGAPLLDRGTLLSAPEIAVLAAAQCVQVSVFSQVRVAIISTGSELVSPDRPLQPGQIVDSNQYALAALIEQAGGVPLMLGIVPDNPQAIREAIAEATQIADIILSSGGVSVGDYDYVDSVLADLGAKVHFHQVAIKPGKPLTFATFSQSMQPEGRSVLYFGLPGNPVSALVTAWRFVVPALKKRSGLATGWQPKWAIARSRQPLKSDGRRETYLWGQLIPTAQESEFELATGSHSSGNLINLARTNALAVLPVGETQVKLGERVKVLYF